A single genomic interval of Candidatus Desulfofervidus auxilii harbors:
- a CDS encoding hydantoinase/oxoprolinase family protein has translation MRVAVDTGGTFTDVVFLEKNYLYIQKVSSTPSEPSQAVLNALSICPNHAQELIHGTTIATNAFLERKGAKTALITTAGFEDILFIGRQARPKLYDFNVEKPKPFIAKEHCLGIKERICIDGNILLRPEKKELEYCVSFLKKEGIESVAICFLHAYLYPIHEKLVKEFILKNLDLPISISSEILPEFREFERASTTAINAYLTPLMYSYLKTLKEKLKNIKLRIQQSNGGWLTVEEAYEMAVHTVLSGPAGGVNGAIYWAKNFGEKKIITFDMGGTSTDVCLVDGRLPFTKEYILDGFPLSLPVVDIHTVGAGGGSIAYLDAGGALKVGPQSAGADPGPACYGKGMQPTVTDANLILGRLLPDKFLGGRIKLDKERAIKAIYPLAKSLNLKIEEIALGIIQVANINMIKALRAISLERGFDPKFFTLICFGGAGGLHACALARELNVKQTMIPRVASVLSALGLLVAAPIKDFSRTVWIDVNKDTEKKLKEIFNNILEEAINKAKNAGFKKELLNWEFFLDMRYCGQGYEITVPYNSSFIETFYKEHKRFFGHFYEDFPLEIVTVRLRLKVKEEEIKWSLPEPTFAPYEETKVYTTSGWLKVPIIPWDNLKIGDKFRGPAIIWEPFSTVWVEPDFNVEVKEDRTLFLKYVTTGY, from the coding sequence ATGCGGGTAGCAGTAGATACAGGTGGAACTTTTACTGATGTTGTTTTTTTAGAAAAAAATTATCTTTATATTCAAAAAGTTTCTTCTACACCATCTGAACCTTCTCAAGCAGTCTTAAATGCCCTTTCAATTTGCCCAAATCACGCTCAAGAACTTATACATGGTACTACCATTGCTACTAATGCTTTTTTAGAAAGAAAAGGGGCAAAGACAGCTTTAATTACTACTGCTGGTTTTGAGGATATTCTTTTTATTGGTCGTCAGGCAAGACCAAAACTTTATGATTTTAATGTAGAAAAACCAAAACCTTTTATTGCTAAAGAACATTGTCTTGGCATTAAAGAAAGAATATGTATAGATGGTAATATCTTATTAAGACCTGAAAAAAAAGAGTTAGAATATTGCGTTTCTTTTTTAAAAAAAGAAGGTATAGAAAGTGTTGCCATCTGTTTTTTACATGCATATCTTTATCCTATTCATGAGAAATTAGTAAAGGAATTTATTTTAAAAAATCTAGACCTTCCAATAAGCATTTCTTCAGAAATTTTGCCTGAATTTAGAGAGTTTGAACGTGCTTCCACTACAGCCATAAATGCCTATCTTACTCCTCTTATGTATTCTTATTTAAAAACACTTAAAGAAAAACTTAAAAACATTAAACTTAGAATTCAGCAATCTAATGGTGGTTGGCTTACAGTAGAAGAAGCTTATGAAATGGCAGTCCATACAGTGCTTTCTGGACCAGCAGGTGGTGTTAATGGTGCTATTTATTGGGCAAAGAATTTTGGTGAAAAAAAGATAATTACTTTTGACATGGGAGGTACATCTACAGATGTATGTCTTGTAGATGGAAGATTACCTTTTACCAAAGAATATATATTAGATGGTTTTCCTTTAAGCTTACCTGTTGTTGATATTCATACAGTAGGCGCTGGAGGTGGTTCTATTGCTTATTTAGATGCAGGTGGGGCATTAAAAGTAGGTCCACAAAGTGCTGGGGCAGATCCAGGACCTGCATGTTATGGAAAAGGAATGCAACCAACTGTTACTGATGCCAATCTTATTCTTGGCCGTTTACTGCCTGACAAATTTTTAGGTGGTAGAATAAAGCTAGATAAAGAACGAGCTATTAAAGCTATTTATCCATTAGCTAAGTCACTTAACTTAAAAATAGAAGAAATAGCATTAGGGATTATTCAAGTAGCCAATATAAATATGATAAAGGCTTTAAGAGCCATTTCTTTAGAAAGAGGATTTGATCCTAAATTTTTTACCCTTATCTGTTTTGGTGGAGCTGGAGGGCTCCATGCTTGTGCTTTAGCACGTGAATTAAATGTAAAACAGACTATGATACCTAGAGTAGCTAGCGTACTTTCTGCTTTAGGTCTTTTAGTAGCTGCTCCTATAAAAGATTTTTCACGTACTGTTTGGATAGATGTAAATAAAGATACAGAAAAAAAACTTAAAGAAATTTTTAATAATATATTAGAAGAAGCTATAAATAAAGCAAAAAATGCTGGATTTAAAAAAGAACTTTTAAACTGGGAATTTTTTTTAGATATGCGTTATTGTGGTCAAGGTTATGAAATTACAGTTCCTTATAATTCTTCTTTTATTGAAACATTTTATAAGGAACATAAACGCTTTTTTGGACATTTTTATGAAGATTTTCCATTAGAGATTGTAACAGTGCGTTTGCGTCTTAAGGTTAAAGAAGAGGAAATAAAATGGAGTTTGCCAGAGCCTACTTTTGCTCCTTATGAGGAAACAAAAGTTTATACAACATCTGGTTGGCTAAAGGTGCCAATAATACCATGGGATAATTTAAAAATAGGTGATAAATTTAGAGGTCCTGCTATTATCTGGGAACCTTTTAGTACTGTGTGGGTAGAACCTGATTTTAATGTAGAAGTAAAAGAGGATAGAACACTTTTTTTAAAATATGTCACAACAGGCTATTGA